From Chiloscyllium punctatum isolate Juve2018m chromosome 36, sChiPun1.3, whole genome shotgun sequence, the proteins below share one genomic window:
- the LOC140460249 gene encoding uncharacterized protein, translating into MRLCAAEALAVEKSEESRPMEKPWKCGDCRKGFSVPSALEIHQRSHIRERPFSCPECGKGFIRSSHLLDHRRVHTGERPFTCPECGNSFTHSSHLLAHQRVHTGERPFPCSDCGKAFGKSSDLLKHQRVHTGERPFSCPECGKAFSDSSALLRHQWVHTGKKPFPCPECRKGFSSSSSLLTHQRVHTGERPFACPECGKDFTQPSQLLTHRQVHTGEKAFSCSVCGKGFAVYSNLVTHQRVHTGERPFSCPECGKAFSNSSHLLRHQRVHTREKPFSCPECEKRFNRSSHLLTHQRVHTGV; encoded by the coding sequence atgcgtttgtgtgcagctgaagctttggCCGTGGAGAAATCAGAGGAATCTCGccccatggagaaaccgtggaagtgtggtgactgcAGGAAAGGCTTCAGTGTCCCATCTGCTCTGGAAATTCATCAGCGCAGTCACATCAGGGAGAGGCCGTTTtcctgcccagagtgtgggaagggatttatCCGCTCTTCCCACCTGCTGGACCACCgccgggtccacactggggagagaccattcacctgccctgagtgcgggaacaGCTTCACCCACTCCTCCCACTTGCTGgcgcaccagcgtgtccacaccggggagaggcccttcccctGTTCTGATTGTGGGAAGGCCTTCGGCAAATCCTCTGACTTActgaagcaccagcgggtccatacgggggagaggccattcagttgccccgagtgcgggaaggcctttagcgattcctctgccctgctgaggcaccagtgggtccacacaggCAAGAAGCCGTTCCCCTGCCCCGaatgcaggaagggcttcagcagTTCCTCCTCCTTGCTGacacaccagcgggtccacactggggagaggccatttgcctgccctgagtgtgggaaggactTTACCCAGCCCTCCCAACTGCTAACCCACCGGCaagtccacaccggggagaaggcattctcctgctcagtgtgcgggaagggctttgcgGTCTACTCCAACCTcgtgacccaccagcgggtccacacgggggagaggcccttcagctgtcccgagtgcgggaaggctttcagcaattcctcccacctactgaggcaccagcgggtccacaccagggagaagccgttctcctgcccagAGTGTGAGAAACGCTTTAACCGCTCCTCCCACCtactgacccaccagcgggtccacacgggagtGTAG